One Drechmeria coniospora strain ARSEF 6962 chromosome 01, whole genome shotgun sequence genomic region harbors:
- a CDS encoding Legume-like lectin, with product MQSRWFDFGGDAIIRTDSYIRLTSDLPSQSGYLFSRVPLTATNWEVEVEFKISGKNQLYGDGFAMWITKQRAQPGPVFGSTDRFEGLGIFVDTYKNNRPGIVFPYVMAMFGDGKTSYDKNNDGKDAELAGCSARGIRHASVPTKMRLTYIQDKQLRLELQYQTEDEWTVCFETDSPPAIPNIAYLGFSAETGELSDNHDIISVTAKNLYSNPGAPSPAQKKNGQPASHPNQQGGSWTWFFAKVFMFCLVVGGGYIGFTAYRARTKSHRF from the exons ATGCAAAGTCGATGGTTCGACTTTGGAGGAGATGCCATCATTCGGACCGACTC GTACATTCGCCTGACATCCGATCTCCCCTCACAGTCGGGGTACCTCTTCTCCCGCGTACCGCTGACGGCGACCAACTGGGAGGTTGAGGTCGAATTCAAGATCTCTGGCAAGAATCAGCTCTACGGTGATGGCTTTGCCATGTGGATCACCAAGCAGCGAGCTCAGCCGGGACCGGTTTTCGGCTCGACCGATCGCTTCGAGGGCTTGGGCATCTTCGTCGACACGTACAAGAACAATCGGCCGGGCATCGTCTTCCCCTACGTCATGGCCATGTTTGGCGATGGGAAGACGTCGTACGACAAAAACAACGACGGCAAGGATGCCGAGCTCGCGGGATGCTCGGCGCGAGGCATCCGCCACGCCTCCGTTCCGACCAAGATGCGCCTGACGTACATCCAGGACAAGCAGCTCCGGCTAGAGCTGCAGTACCAAACCGAGGACGAGTGGACGGTGTGCTTCGAGACggactcgccgccggcgatcCCAAACATTGCCTACCTGGGCTTCAGCGCCGAAACGGGCGAGCTGAGCGACAACCACGACATCATCTCGGTGACGGCCAAGAACCTCTACAGCAACCCCGGAGCGCCGAGCCCGGCGCAGAAGAAGAATGGCCAGCCTGCCAGCCACCCGAACCAGCAAGGCGGCTCCTGGACGTGGTTCTTTGCCAAGGTCTTCATGTTCTGCCTCGTTGTCGGCGGTGGATACATCGGCTTCACGGCCTACAGGGCGAGGACCAAGAGCCATCGGTTCTAA